Proteins found in one Nocardia brasiliensis ATCC 700358 genomic segment:
- a CDS encoding SRPBCC family protein gives MGHVEHSAACKAPVDFTFTYVADYRNVPKWMFGIRHFTPVGDQTSGVGAVFDTALHLGPTTLHLRADTTEWIDGSRVTMRAIKGIAGTIRWDFAALSPDTTKVSATADYRVPGGFAGRFLDRVIKAFIGPAIRHTEKHLREQIETSYRQSLPHPD, from the coding sequence CACAGCGCGGCGTGTAAAGCGCCGGTGGACTTCACCTTCACCTACGTCGCGGACTATCGCAACGTCCCGAAATGGATGTTCGGCATCCGGCACTTCACCCCGGTCGGTGACCAAACCTCCGGTGTCGGAGCGGTTTTCGACACCGCACTGCATCTCGGCCCCACCACTCTGCACCTGCGTGCCGACACCACCGAATGGATCGACGGCTCCCGGGTCACCATGCGGGCCATCAAGGGCATCGCAGGAACGATCCGCTGGGACTTCGCGGCGCTGAGCCCGGACACCACGAAGGTCAGCGCCACCGCCGACTACCGAGTCCCCGGTGGTTTCGCAGGCCGCTTCCTCGATCGAGTGATCAAGGCTTTCATCGGCCCCGCCATCCGGCATACGGAAAAGCACCTCCGCGAGCAGATCGAGACCAGTTACCGCCAGTCCCTCCCGCACCCCGACTGA